A genomic stretch from Dehalococcoidia bacterium includes:
- the aroC gene encoding chorismate synthase, translated as MANTFGHSFRITTWGESHGQAVGVTVDGCPPKFPIDEGDIQKELDRRRPGQSVISTQRREGDQAEIVSGVFDGLTLGTPIQIIVWNRDARSRDYEEMRVKYRPSHADYTYQAKYGIRNWMGGGRASARETIGRVAGGAIARKYLAEEFGIEIVAYVKRVWHLEAEVDPDYVSAEEVEANIARCPDGDMAIRMIERIQEARKDGDSLGGVVECVARNVPPGLGEPVFDKLEADLARSVLSLPACKGFEIGSGFAGTYLTGSEHNDPFYSEAGRIRTRTNNSGGIQGGISNGENIVMRAGFKPTATIMREQETVDVYGNETTLMGRGRHDPCVLPRAVPIVESMMALVLADHTLRQRAQVGG; from the coding sequence ATGGCGAACACATTTGGTCACAGCTTTAGGATCACTACCTGGGGGGAGTCACATGGTCAAGCCGTCGGCGTGACCGTTGATGGATGTCCACCCAAGTTTCCAATCGACGAAGGCGACATCCAGAAGGAGCTTGATCGTCGGCGGCCAGGCCAGAGCGTGATCTCCACTCAGCGCAGGGAAGGGGACCAGGCCGAGATCGTGTCGGGTGTCTTCGATGGGCTGACACTTGGCACACCCATTCAGATCATCGTCTGGAACCGCGACGCGCGCAGCCGAGACTACGAAGAGATGCGTGTGAAGTACCGCCCGTCTCACGCAGACTACACGTACCAGGCGAAGTACGGCATCAGGAACTGGATGGGAGGAGGTCGCGCCAGCGCACGTGAGACCATAGGGCGAGTCGCGGGCGGCGCGATCGCCCGTAAGTACTTGGCCGAGGAATTTGGAATCGAGATAGTTGCCTACGTGAAGCGTGTGTGGCACCTGGAAGCGGAGGTAGATCCAGACTACGTGTCCGCCGAGGAAGTAGAGGCAAACATCGCACGATGCCCGGACGGCGATATGGCTATACGCATGATCGAGCGTATCCAGGAGGCCCGCAAGGACGGTGACTCACTGGGAGGCGTGGTTGAGTGCGTAGCCAGAAACGTGCCTCCGGGATTGGGAGAACCTGTTTTTGACAAATTGGAGGCCGACCTCGCAAGGTCTGTCCTGTCACTCCCTGCCTGCAAGGGGTTCGAGATCGGCTCTGGATTTGCGGGGACTTATCTCACCGGCTCTGAACACAACGACCCGTTCTACAGCGAAGCAGGGCGAATCCGGACCCGCACGAACAACTCTGGCGGGATCCAGGGTGGAATCTCCAATGGCGAAAACATCGTGATGCGGGCAGGATTCAAACCGACCGCGACGATCATGCGCGAACAGGAGACGGTCGACGTCTACGGGAACGAGACAACACTGATGGGCAGGGGACGGCACGATCCGTGTGTGCTTCCTCGCGCCGTCCCGATTGTGGAGTCTATGATGGCCCTGGTGCTTGCTGATCACACGCTCAGGCAAAGGGCCCAGGTCGGAGGTTAG
- a CDS encoding SDR family oxidoreductase gives MDLGLHGKVAIVTGGSEGIGKAAAASMAAEGADVVIAARRPDVLEEAAAEIRAVSEHRVVAIPTDIMEADQVQALIDQTMAEFGRIDIIVNNAGTSAGGPFLSVSDEAWQHDLDLKLYGAIRASRLAVPIMREQGGGRIINVTNLGAKAPGAASVPTSVSRAAGVALTKAMSKEFAEDNILVNTVCIGLIKSGQHETRFKAMQESNPDLTLDQFYDDMGDRVPIGRVGEGEEAGDVIAFLASDRASYLTGIAVNIDGGTSPVV, from the coding sequence ATGGATCTTGGACTACATGGAAAGGTAGCAATCGTAACCGGCGGAAGCGAGGGCATCGGTAAGGCCGCGGCGGCGAGCATGGCCGCTGAGGGCGCCGATGTCGTAATTGCCGCACGAAGGCCCGATGTGCTCGAGGAGGCTGCTGCTGAGATCAGGGCCGTCTCTGAACACCGCGTCGTCGCGATACCCACTGACATCATGGAGGCTGACCAGGTCCAGGCGTTGATCGATCAGACGATGGCCGAATTCGGGCGCATCGATATCATTGTTAACAATGCGGGCACTTCGGCGGGCGGTCCTTTCCTGAGTGTATCTGACGAAGCATGGCAGCACGACCTGGATCTGAAGTTGTACGGCGCGATCAGGGCCTCTCGCCTTGCTGTGCCGATCATGCGAGAGCAGGGTGGCGGACGGATAATCAACGTTACCAATCTGGGAGCGAAGGCCCCAGGCGCGGCATCGGTGCCCACGTCAGTGAGTAGGGCCGCCGGTGTAGCGCTGACCAAGGCCATGTCCAAGGAGTTTGCCGAGGACAACATCCTCGTCAACACCGTCTGTATTGGCCTGATCAAGAGCGGTCAGCATGAGACCAGGTTCAAGGCAATGCAGGAGAGCAATCCGGACCTGACACTCGACCAATTCTACGACGACATGGGTGATCGAGTGCCCATCGGCCGTGTAGGCGAAGGTGAAGAGGCAGGCGATGTCATCGCATTCCTGGCGTCCGATCGGGCGAGCTATCTGACCGGGATCGCCGTCAACATTGACGGGGGAACTTCTCCAGTCGTCTAA
- a CDS encoding (Fe-S)-binding protein: protein MVDSRPTVDPSWLFSGPDAPEESELYKCVHCGFCLQACPTYLETGLETESPRGRIALMKAVNEGRIGMTDSVVRHWDLCIQCRACEVACPSGVPYGSLIEATMAQVERKRKVGLFPRLAAGAALNHIIPNQGLLEFTVGMARVYQRTGIQSLVRKSGLLRLVSRSLADMEQSMPSASDSFFRAEGQTLTPVGEVRARVALLSGCVMPLFSGNEMEAVVRVLNRNGCEVVVPEGQGCCGAIHSHVGDLETTRSMAKRNIDVFTDAGVDAVVIPSAGCGSRMKEYDHLLKDDPSYADKAAEFVRKVKDIHEFLVDLPFTPPTAEIDYRVTYQDSCHLGNAQRITSAPRQILNSIPGVEFVELPGAGRCCGAGGTYTITEREFSLRILGSKMDSFETTGADVLATANPGCLLQLQYGVNDRGLGADVKYVTDLLDEAYQLEDNAAVAPSRATANENKQP from the coding sequence ATGGTCGACTCGAGACCAACTGTCGATCCCTCGTGGCTCTTTTCTGGGCCCGACGCTCCTGAAGAGTCCGAACTGTACAAGTGCGTGCACTGTGGCTTCTGCCTGCAGGCGTGCCCAACCTATCTCGAGACTGGCCTGGAGACTGAGTCGCCGCGTGGCAGGATAGCGCTGATGAAGGCGGTGAACGAGGGTCGGATTGGCATGACCGATTCCGTTGTCAGACACTGGGACCTCTGCATTCAGTGCAGAGCTTGCGAGGTGGCCTGTCCTTCGGGGGTGCCCTACGGAAGTCTCATCGAGGCAACGATGGCGCAGGTTGAGCGTAAGCGAAAAGTCGGCTTGTTCCCCAGGCTCGCCGCAGGGGCTGCTCTCAACCACATCATTCCGAACCAGGGCCTTCTTGAATTCACCGTTGGAATGGCCCGCGTGTACCAGCGCACTGGAATTCAGTCACTAGTCAGAAAGTCGGGGCTGCTGCGACTTGTCTCACGCTCGCTGGCGGACATGGAGCAGTCGATGCCGTCGGCTTCCGACAGCTTCTTCAGGGCGGAGGGCCAGACTCTGACACCTGTTGGTGAAGTCAGGGCCAGGGTTGCACTGCTCTCCGGATGCGTCATGCCACTGTTCAGCGGCAACGAGATGGAGGCCGTGGTCAGGGTGCTAAATAGGAATGGGTGCGAAGTGGTAGTGCCCGAAGGCCAGGGCTGCTGCGGGGCTATCCATTCGCACGTTGGCGACCTCGAGACAACCAGGTCCATGGCTAAACGCAACATCGACGTTTTCACAGATGCAGGCGTTGACGCGGTTGTGATCCCGTCGGCCGGCTGCGGGTCTCGAATGAAGGAGTACGACCACCTGCTGAAAGACGATCCAAGCTACGCTGACAAGGCGGCGGAGTTTGTAAGAAAGGTGAAGGACATCCATGAGTTCCTCGTGGACCTGCCCTTCACACCGCCAACGGCTGAGATCGACTACCGGGTCACGTATCAGGACTCGTGCCACCTTGGGAACGCTCAGCGAATCACGTCGGCTCCCCGCCAGATACTGAACTCAATACCAGGCGTGGAATTCGTCGAGCTTCCAGGCGCGGGACGCTGCTGCGGGGCGGGTGGGACCTACACGATTACCGAGCGCGAGTTCTCACTACGGATCTTGGGTTCTAAGATGGACTCGTTTGAGACGACAGGTGCAGATGTCCTGGCCACCGCGAATCCGGGGTGTCTACTGCAACTCCAGTATGGTGTAAATGATCGAGGATTAGGTGCGGATGTGAAATACGTCACCGACCTGTTGGATGAGGCATACCAACTGGAAGACAACGCCGCAGTCGCCCCTTCAAGAGCAACTGCTAATGAGAACAAGCAACCTTAA
- a CDS encoding FAD-binding oxidoreductase — MTSPTRSVSTVNESSSLQPSYMIDGVAPVSVVRPSTVDHLCDEVASADRDGVATFPWGGGTQMSLGNIPQRSGIVVDTTALNRVVSHNSGDMTATFQAGATMQTVTEVLGQAGQFLAIDPPLPGKATVGGTLASGASGPTRWQFGHLRDTVIGMKVVQPDGRITKSGGQVVKNVSGYDMARLHIGGLGSLGIILEASFKLTPMPMYESTITARFQTVDRAVQCASEIFNSVVTPLAITTYNRVVSEAIAADERPGTYLAVRLGGRPRTLDRQLDEVSAICARYLAIDTDKAEGSGGSRLWRSLADFGWDPGSAPVLNIRVNALPSQVELIHSLLEGFRASNSEAAITSQPGFGTVEANWSGDETAPDLGELAGLVQQVRTECAELNATAVVQKCPTDLKDLVDVWGGHPSGIGVMRRLKAQYDPNNTMNPGRFVGGL, encoded by the coding sequence TTGACCAGTCCTACCCGATCCGTGAGCACCGTTAACGAGAGTTCCAGTCTTCAGCCCTCCTACATGATCGACGGCGTCGCCCCGGTCTCAGTAGTCCGGCCATCGACTGTAGATCACCTCTGTGATGAAGTTGCCTCAGCTGATCGCGATGGAGTTGCTACTTTTCCCTGGGGCGGCGGCACGCAGATGTCGTTGGGAAATATACCCCAGCGCTCCGGCATAGTGGTCGACACAACTGCCCTAAACAGGGTTGTCTCCCACAACTCTGGCGATATGACTGCGACTTTTCAGGCTGGCGCTACGATGCAGACTGTTACTGAAGTGCTGGGGCAGGCGGGCCAGTTTCTAGCTATCGATCCGCCTCTGCCTGGAAAAGCAACGGTGGGAGGTACGCTCGCTTCCGGTGCAAGTGGTCCAACCAGGTGGCAGTTCGGTCATCTCAGGGACACCGTAATCGGCATGAAGGTTGTTCAACCTGATGGCCGGATAACCAAAAGCGGTGGCCAGGTGGTCAAGAACGTCAGCGGCTACGACATGGCCCGTCTCCACATTGGTGGACTGGGCAGCTTGGGAATTATCCTTGAGGCCAGCTTCAAGTTGACACCAATGCCAATGTACGAGAGTACGATTACCGCCAGGTTTCAGACGGTAGATCGGGCAGTTCAGTGCGCATCGGAGATTTTCAACTCCGTCGTAACGCCACTGGCAATAACAACGTACAACCGCGTAGTGTCGGAAGCTATAGCCGCAGACGAGAGGCCTGGCACCTACCTTGCTGTGAGGCTTGGCGGGAGACCACGGACCCTGGATCGACAGCTCGACGAAGTAAGTGCCATATGCGCTAGATACCTGGCGATTGATACAGATAAGGCCGAGGGCTCGGGGGGGAGTCGCTTGTGGCGCTCACTTGCAGACTTTGGATGGGATCCTGGATCTGCTCCGGTTCTAAACATCAGGGTCAATGCACTGCCCAGCCAGGTCGAGTTGATACACAGCCTGTTGGAAGGATTTCGAGCGTCGAATTCTGAGGCAGCGATCACCTCACAGCCTGGATTTGGAACTGTGGAGGCGAACTGGTCTGGTGATGAGACTGCACCAGACCTGGGTGAGTTGGCCGGACTCGTTCAACAGGTTCGAACGGAGTGTGCGGAACTGAATGCCACCGCTGTCGTTCAGAAGTGTCCCACAGACCTCAAAGATCTCGTGGACGTCTGGGGCGGCCATCCTTCTGGCATCGGAGTAATGCGCAGGTTGAAAGCTCAGTACGACCCGAACAACACGATGAATCCCGGCCGATTTGTAGGGGGGCTCTAA
- a CDS encoding FAD-binding protein yields MRAIISELQAVVGDDYVIYKPEDLIVFEYDGSVDKALPMVVVLPDSTEEVSGCVKVAAKHDVPIVARGAGTGLSGGAVAAQGGIVLPLTRMTRVLEVDVENRVAVVEPGVINLDLSEHVSQYGLYYAPDPSSQRACTIGGNVAENSGGPHCLAYGVTTNHVLGLEVVYADGTVEWVGGTQRESVGFDIRGILIGSEGTLAIVTKVAVRLLRKPESVKTLLAIFKELDDASAAVSGIIGAGIVPAALEMMDDLCISAAEAAVHAGYPEGAGAVLLVEVDGLHEAVEEEAAAVEEVCNLYDPLEIRTATEDAERDKLWSGRKGVLGALGRLAPNYLLVDGTVPRTRLVEVLSRIKGISERTGYPIANLLHAGDGNLHPSVLFDERKPGDTENALKIGGEILELCVEVGGVLSGEHGIGMEKQEYMPLMFTDADMEAMAALRPAFATNSLFNPGKIFPTGSTSAEFLQSAAIQRVGPGAYI; encoded by the coding sequence ATCCGAGCGATCATTTCAGAGTTACAGGCCGTTGTCGGTGACGACTATGTCATCTACAAGCCTGAGGACCTGATTGTCTTCGAATATGACGGCTCCGTCGACAAGGCACTGCCAATGGTAGTGGTGCTTCCCGACTCGACCGAAGAGGTCTCTGGGTGCGTGAAGGTGGCTGCTAAGCACGATGTTCCAATCGTAGCTCGTGGGGCCGGCACCGGCCTGAGCGGAGGGGCGGTGGCAGCGCAGGGGGGTATAGTCCTCCCTCTCACCCGTATGACCCGCGTACTGGAAGTTGATGTCGAGAATCGCGTGGCCGTCGTTGAACCCGGGGTCATCAACCTGGACCTCTCTGAGCACGTGTCCCAATACGGCCTCTACTACGCTCCTGACCCGTCCAGCCAGCGCGCCTGCACCATCGGCGGAAACGTCGCTGAGAACTCAGGCGGCCCCCACTGTCTGGCATATGGCGTTACTACAAACCACGTCCTTGGACTAGAGGTCGTGTATGCCGACGGAACCGTCGAATGGGTCGGCGGAACGCAGAGGGAATCGGTGGGCTTCGACATCAGGGGAATCCTGATTGGATCAGAGGGCACGCTGGCAATAGTCACCAAGGTTGCTGTCCGGCTGCTCAGGAAGCCAGAATCTGTTAAGACCTTACTCGCCATCTTCAAGGAACTCGATGACGCGAGCGCCGCAGTATCAGGCATCATCGGTGCCGGCATTGTGCCCGCCGCCCTCGAGATGATGGACGATCTGTGCATCAGTGCGGCCGAGGCTGCAGTACACGCTGGATACCCGGAGGGCGCCGGTGCGGTGCTGCTTGTCGAGGTCGACGGCCTGCATGAGGCGGTAGAAGAAGAAGCAGCGGCGGTTGAAGAGGTCTGCAACCTGTACGACCCGCTTGAGATCAGGACCGCCACAGAGGACGCGGAGCGAGACAAGCTGTGGTCCGGCCGAAAAGGGGTCCTCGGAGCTCTTGGGAGACTGGCCCCTAACTACTTGCTGGTAGATGGCACGGTGCCCAGGACACGCCTTGTTGAGGTACTCTCGAGGATCAAGGGTATCTCCGAGAGGACTGGTTATCCAATCGCGAATCTTCTGCACGCCGGGGACGGCAACCTCCACCCTTCCGTGCTATTCGACGAGCGTAAGCCTGGTGACACCGAAAACGCGCTGAAGATCGGCGGTGAGATTCTTGAGCTCTGTGTCGAAGTTGGCGGAGTGCTCTCGGGAGAACATGGCATCGGAATGGAGAAGCAGGAATACATGCCTCTGATGTTTACTGATGCCGATATGGAGGCAATGGCCGCACTTAGGCCTGCATTTGCCACAAACAGCCTGTTCAACCCGGGAAAGATTTTCCCGACTGGTTCGACCTCGGCGGAGTTCCTGCAGTCTGCCGCAATTCAGCGTGTCGGTCCGGGCGCATACATTTGA
- a CDS encoding thioredoxin domain-containing protein, protein MSNRLAKETSPYLLQHAENPVDWYPWGDEAFEAARQRDVPVLLSVGYSSCHWCHVMERESFENEQIADMMNRWFVNIKVDREERPDVDSVYMTAIQALTGHGGWPMTVFLTTEGEPFYGGTYFPPEDRGGLPSFVRVLETISEAYVSRKSDVLQSGKQLVERLRQAYTPDPGVEPLTESILNTAFEAALTQFDDRSGGFGLQPKFPQPATLEFILRFYARSGVPLALEMVEHTLSKMAAGGIHDQIGGGFHRYSTDAFWLVPHFEKMLYDNALLARLYTHAYQLTGNQEFRRTAERVNDYVVREMTSPDVGFYSAQDADSEGVEGKFFVWRPEHLVQVLGADDAAIVADYYGVTDEGNFEGMSILNVPAPPAEVASRHSMSVRELETLLDSANDRLLEARSSRVPPMTDTKTIVSWNGLMLAAIAEASAVFERDDYLEVARANASYLLDEMVESGRLRRTDSNSENGSRGFLDDYASLIDGLLVLHSADGDPRWLLEAETLARNAVDLFWDPLRGQFYDTGSDQEALIVRPRDVTDNAHPSGHSMMTDVLIRLATITGNSDFRTMAGQSLRGVRGIMEQFPTGAGHWLCALDSYLADSKEAVVVTDVDHTEATLMLRRLASVFEPSAVRVSMTSDSNRSDEWPVFSGRTTVNGQPTAYVCRNYTCQLPTNDADAMMAEFAR, encoded by the coding sequence ATGTCCAATCGATTGGCCAAAGAGACCAGTCCGTACCTCCTCCAGCACGCGGAGAATCCAGTGGACTGGTACCCCTGGGGCGATGAAGCTTTCGAGGCTGCTCGTCAGAGGGACGTTCCGGTTCTGCTAAGTGTCGGATATTCTTCCTGCCACTGGTGTCATGTAATGGAGCGCGAGTCGTTCGAAAACGAACAGATCGCCGACATGATGAACCGATGGTTCGTCAACATTAAGGTCGACCGTGAAGAGAGGCCGGACGTTGATTCCGTCTATATGACGGCGATCCAGGCGTTGACCGGACACGGCGGATGGCCGATGACAGTCTTTCTGACCACGGAAGGCGAGCCATTCTACGGTGGGACCTACTTCCCTCCTGAAGACAGAGGCGGGCTCCCATCCTTCGTGCGTGTGCTGGAAACGATCTCTGAGGCTTACGTGTCACGTAAGTCAGACGTCCTTCAGAGCGGTAAACAGCTAGTGGAACGTCTCAGACAGGCATATACGCCTGATCCGGGTGTTGAGCCGCTAACCGAGTCCATTCTTAACACCGCTTTCGAAGCGGCCCTCACCCAGTTCGACGATCGTTCCGGTGGATTCGGACTTCAACCAAAGTTCCCCCAGCCAGCTACCCTGGAGTTCATCCTTCGCTTCTACGCCAGGTCGGGTGTTCCTCTAGCCCTCGAGATGGTGGAACACACCCTCAGCAAGATGGCGGCAGGCGGGATCCACGACCAGATTGGTGGAGGATTCCACAGATACTCGACCGACGCATTCTGGCTCGTCCCTCACTTCGAGAAGATGCTTTACGACAACGCGCTGCTCGCCCGTCTCTACACTCATGCCTATCAGCTGACGGGCAACCAGGAATTCCGTCGGACTGCTGAGCGAGTAAATGACTACGTCGTCCGCGAGATGACATCACCTGATGTTGGCTTCTACTCGGCACAGGACGCAGACAGCGAAGGTGTGGAAGGCAAATTCTTTGTATGGAGACCCGAGCACCTTGTACAAGTTCTCGGAGCAGACGATGCAGCGATAGTCGCTGACTACTACGGAGTCACAGACGAGGGGAATTTCGAGGGCATGTCCATACTCAATGTCCCGGCCCCTCCAGCGGAGGTGGCTTCCCGTCATTCTATGTCGGTCAGGGAACTTGAAACTCTTCTAGATTCGGCCAACGATAGACTTCTCGAAGCGCGCTCTTCGCGAGTACCGCCGATGACTGACACGAAGACAATCGTGTCATGGAACGGCCTGATGCTGGCAGCGATCGCTGAGGCGTCTGCCGTGTTCGAAAGGGATGACTACCTTGAGGTCGCTCGCGCCAACGCCAGCTACCTGCTCGATGAAATGGTTGAATCCGGCCGCTTACGCAGAACGGATAGCAACTCCGAAAACGGCTCGAGGGGATTCCTGGACGACTATGCTTCTTTGATCGATGGGCTGCTGGTGCTGCACAGCGCGGACGGCGACCCACGGTGGCTGCTCGAGGCCGAGACCTTGGCCCGCAATGCTGTCGACCTGTTCTGGGACCCACTGCGGGGACAGTTCTATGACACCGGTTCAGACCAGGAGGCCCTGATCGTCAGGCCTCGCGATGTGACGGACAATGCTCATCCCTCTGGGCATTCCATGATGACTGATGTCCTAATTCGCCTGGCGACAATCACCGGGAACTCCGACTTCAGGACAATGGCGGGACAGTCGCTGCGTGGCGTGCGAGGAATTATGGAGCAGTTCCCCACTGGCGCAGGACACTGGCTCTGTGCCCTGGACAGTTACCTTGCCGACTCTAAAGAAGCCGTCGTCGTAACTGATGTAGATCACACCGAGGCTACACTGATGTTGCGGCGGCTAGCGTCTGTGTTCGAGCCAAGTGCCGTCAGAGTCTCAATGACCTCTGACTCCAACAGGTCCGATGAGTGGCCTGTGTTCTCAGGAAGGACGACCGTAAATGGTCAACCGACTGCCTATGTTTGCCGGAACTACACCTGTCAGCTTCCAACGAACGATGCCGACGCGATGATGGCGGAGTTTGCGCGGTAA
- a CDS encoding redoxin domain-containing protein, which produces MSPRRYAGTVNAPDFPSTLDWLNTERPLQLADFNGKILILDFWTYCUINCMHVFPQLRKLEQKYAGELAVVGVHSAKFNAEKSSDNVRRAILRYEIEHPVINDADFMVWQQYAVRAWPTFMFIGPDGKVVGKHEGEFPIEALDNLLATMIEEYDQAGEIDRRPLDFALESAKAGERPLSFPGKVLASEQGLFISDSNHNRVVWTDLDGNVRQTFGRGERGLKDGSAEEAWFYDPQGCELDWPHLYVADTKNHSIRQIDLESLEVRTLAGTGLQSRGFHAGGNGRFVALKSPWDVTKVGNYLYIAMAGFHQLWKLDLNTRETSVHAGNGRERIIDGPLSQAELAQPSGITTDGQTLYFADSETSSIRSAAIDPMGSVNSIVGLDLFTFGDVDGAGKDVRLQHPIGVDLDEGSLWIADTYNNKIKRLDPVSGVCQSVFGSGSVGHDDGPGSDATFFEPAGVSVHDGKMYIADTNNHAIRVVDMDSNQVSTLDITGL; this is translated from the coding sequence ATGAGTCCACGAAGATACGCGGGCACGGTAAATGCCCCAGACTTCCCCTCCACCCTCGACTGGCTGAACACAGAGCGACCTCTACAGCTTGCCGACTTCAATGGCAAGATCCTGATACTGGACTTCTGGACCTACTGTTGAATTAACTGCATGCACGTATTTCCGCAGTTGCGGAAACTGGAGCAGAAGTATGCAGGCGAGCTGGCGGTAGTTGGCGTCCACTCCGCCAAGTTCAACGCTGAGAAGTCCTCCGACAATGTCCGCAGAGCGATCTTGAGATACGAGATCGAACACCCGGTGATAAACGATGCCGACTTCATGGTCTGGCAACAGTACGCCGTTCGCGCGTGGCCCACGTTTATGTTCATAGGGCCCGACGGTAAGGTCGTAGGCAAGCACGAAGGCGAGTTCCCGATAGAGGCTCTCGACAATCTGTTGGCCACAATGATCGAGGAGTACGATCAAGCAGGAGAGATTGACAGACGCCCTCTCGACTTTGCCTTAGAGAGCGCAAAAGCAGGGGAACGGCCGTTGTCGTTTCCCGGCAAGGTGCTTGCAAGTGAGCAGGGTCTGTTCATCTCAGACTCGAACCACAACAGGGTCGTCTGGACAGATCTGGATGGTAATGTCAGGCAGACATTCGGAAGAGGCGAGCGTGGACTGAAAGACGGCTCTGCAGAAGAGGCGTGGTTCTACGATCCGCAGGGGTGCGAACTGGACTGGCCTCACCTATACGTAGCAGACACCAAGAATCACTCCATTCGACAGATTGACCTTGAGAGCCTGGAAGTGAGGACGCTTGCCGGCACCGGCTTGCAGTCGCGTGGATTCCACGCTGGCGGAAACGGGCGCTTCGTTGCTCTCAAATCGCCTTGGGACGTTACCAAGGTTGGCAATTACCTCTACATTGCCATGGCCGGGTTCCACCAGCTATGGAAGTTGGACCTGAACACCAGGGAGACATCTGTCCACGCTGGCAATGGCAGGGAGCGTATCATTGATGGTCCCCTCTCGCAGGCGGAGCTGGCCCAACCGAGCGGCATCACCACCGACGGTCAGACGCTCTATTTCGCCGACAGCGAGACCAGCTCAATCAGGTCGGCTGCCATTGACCCGATGGGCAGCGTGAATTCTATAGTGGGGCTCGACCTTTTCACCTTTGGAGACGTCGATGGTGCAGGAAAAGACGTGAGGCTCCAGCACCCTATCGGTGTCGACCTGGACGAAGGATCGCTCTGGATCGCCGACACCTACAACAATAAGATCAAACGACTTGACCCAGTTTCCGGAGTTTGCCAGTCGGTGTTCGGTTCGGGTTCAGTCGGTCACGACGACGGCCCCGGCAGTGACGCTACGTTCTTCGAGCCCGCTGGCGTCAGCGTGCATGATGGGAAGATGTACATCGCCGACACTAACAATCACGCCATCAGGGTTGTGGACATGGACTCGAACCAGGTCTCAACGCTTGACATAACTGGTCTGTAA